Proteins from a genomic interval of Stenotrophomonas maltophilia R551-3:
- a CDS encoding TonB-dependent receptor plug domain-containing protein gives MTNVSAAMPRALMALSIAAALLPSLPALAQNSGNDRGSKAAGAAPQAPTATLDQVLVVGSNIRDAIGGGASPIIVIDKEAIDRTGVATVQQLFEKLPQNFGGGANGANVANLGVDRDTGNNFGQGTAINLRGLGTGTTLTLINGHRVTSSNRYQYVDVSLIPLSAVERVEILTDGASAIYGTDAVGGVVNIILRRDFTGYETAVRYGTVTAGGMEEYQASQSAGWSWDGGHVLASYEFLKQSNLPAVDKDFSKNVRVKPYDLYPGSKRHSLYVDGVQQLSDVLTLNVTGSFAKREMDTTISGTADETRLFPHTRQFDLFAGLTLDLPRQWQARLNSGFGRSDVSYQRTTITGSSASTAPPTDTNSESRYLDVVADGELFSLPAGPIRAAFGAGYRRDGYELIDHRGLEKPLDLHRTIRSAFGELNIPLLKDMPGVRSLSFTAAARYDDYSDFGSTLNPKLGLLWEATQGLSFRTSYGRSYRAPVYQDMQLNNTVVVANVPNPSAANGNTILMMLSNGNPDLGPERAKTWTGGFSFAPPSLPGLKIDANYYHIEYADRIGSGFGGSFPSLFLQSTAPYADILTSNPTQQQIQQARQLGISGLGLFVSRVGPYALPPGTDETNSRVILDNRFRNNAFTQQRGVDFSAGYDVDAGQTRIAMSLAGQYIIESKRRVTSTSPEVDAVNSVYYPVDLKMRGGIALSRQQAAAGIFVNYVDSYRDPANVARPHVSSWTTVDLNLAYHFGASADPQRGTSLAFNVQNLFDRDPPFIVNSINTGYDPTNATALGRFLSMSLTHRW, from the coding sequence ATGACGAACGTATCCGCTGCCATGCCACGCGCGCTCATGGCCCTCAGCATTGCCGCTGCACTGCTGCCCAGCCTGCCCGCACTGGCCCAGAACTCCGGCAATGACCGCGGTTCGAAAGCGGCTGGCGCAGCGCCCCAGGCACCGACTGCGACCCTGGATCAGGTACTGGTGGTCGGCAGCAACATCCGCGATGCCATTGGCGGCGGCGCATCCCCGATCATCGTGATCGACAAGGAGGCCATCGACCGCACCGGCGTGGCTACCGTGCAGCAGCTGTTCGAGAAACTGCCACAGAACTTCGGCGGAGGCGCCAATGGTGCGAACGTCGCCAACCTTGGCGTCGACCGCGATACCGGCAACAACTTCGGCCAGGGCACCGCCATCAACCTGCGTGGCCTGGGAACCGGCACCACGTTGACCCTGATCAACGGCCATCGCGTGACCTCGTCGAACCGCTACCAGTACGTAGACGTCTCGCTGATACCGCTGAGTGCGGTGGAACGCGTTGAGATCCTCACCGATGGTGCCTCGGCCATCTACGGCACCGACGCCGTCGGTGGTGTGGTCAACATCATCCTGCGCCGCGACTTCACCGGGTATGAGACCGCTGTGCGCTACGGCACCGTCACCGCCGGTGGCATGGAGGAGTACCAGGCATCGCAGTCGGCAGGCTGGTCGTGGGATGGCGGCCATGTGCTGGCCAGCTACGAGTTCCTGAAGCAGAGCAACCTGCCGGCGGTGGACAAGGACTTCTCGAAGAATGTGCGGGTCAAACCGTACGACCTTTACCCCGGTTCGAAGCGCCACAGCCTGTATGTGGACGGCGTCCAGCAGCTCAGCGATGTGCTGACCCTGAACGTGACCGGCTCGTTCGCCAAGCGCGAGATGGATACCACCATTTCCGGCACCGCCGACGAAACCCGGCTGTTCCCGCACACGCGGCAGTTCGACCTGTTCGCCGGACTCACGCTGGATCTTCCGCGCCAGTGGCAGGCGCGCCTGAATTCCGGGTTCGGCAGGAGTGACGTTTCCTATCAGCGCACCACCATCACCGGCAGTTCGGCCAGTACGGCGCCACCGACCGATACGAACTCCGAATCCCGCTACCTTGATGTGGTCGCCGACGGCGAGTTGTTCAGCCTGCCCGCCGGGCCGATACGCGCGGCGTTCGGCGCGGGCTACCGCCGCGATGGCTATGAGCTGATCGATCATCGCGGCCTGGAAAAGCCACTCGACCTGCATCGAACGATCAGGTCCGCCTTCGGCGAGCTCAACATCCCGCTGCTGAAGGACATGCCGGGCGTGCGCAGCCTGTCCTTCACTGCGGCAGCGCGCTATGACGATTACAGCGATTTCGGTTCCACGCTGAATCCCAAGCTCGGCCTGCTGTGGGAGGCGACCCAGGGGCTTTCGTTCCGTACCAGCTATGGTCGTTCCTACCGGGCGCCGGTGTACCAGGACATGCAGTTGAACAACACCGTGGTGGTGGCGAATGTGCCCAACCCGAGCGCAGCCAATGGCAACACCATCCTGATGATGCTCTCCAATGGCAACCCCGACCTGGGCCCCGAACGGGCCAAGACCTGGACCGGCGGTTTCTCATTCGCGCCGCCGTCGCTGCCGGGGCTCAAGATCGATGCGAACTACTACCACATCGAATACGCCGACCGGATCGGCAGTGGCTTCGGCGGCAGCTTCCCGTCGCTGTTCCTGCAGTCCACGGCACCCTACGCGGACATCCTGACCAGCAATCCGACCCAGCAGCAGATCCAGCAGGCGCGCCAGCTGGGCATCTCGGGGCTGGGCCTGTTCGTCTCGCGCGTGGGGCCGTATGCGCTGCCACCGGGAACGGACGAAACCAACAGCCGGGTGATCCTGGACAACCGCTTCCGCAACAACGCCTTCACCCAGCAGCGCGGTGTCGATTTCAGCGCCGGCTATGACGTTGATGCCGGCCAGACCCGCATCGCGATGAGCCTGGCCGGGCAGTACATCATCGAATCAAAGCGTCGTGTGACCAGTACGTCGCCCGAGGTGGATGCGGTGAATTCGGTGTACTACCCGGTGGATCTCAAGATGCGCGGTGGCATCGCGCTGAGCCGGCAACAGGCCGCGGCGGGGATCTTCGTGAACTACGTGGACAGTTACCGCGACCCCGCCAATGTCGCCCGGCCCCACGTCAGCTCCTGGACGACGGTCGATCTGAACCTCGCCTACCACTTCGGTGCGTCAGCGGACCCGCAGCGTGGCACCTCGCTTGCGTTCAACGTGCAGAACCTGTTCGACCGGGATCCGCCGTTCATCGTCAACAGCATCAACACCGGCTACGACCCCACCAATGCGACAGCGCTGGGCCGCTTCCTGTCCATGTCGCTGACCCACCGCTGGTAG
- a CDS encoding DUF3526 domain-containing protein, whose translation MRAGFPALSRPAMAIQQTLGVAATQLTLMWRERRVLWLALALLLLAGASVASGAARLSLQAQERQAMSEEEARLWDSQGTIDPHAAAHVGRAIPAPVRPLAALDPGLTDFLGTSVFIEGHAQNPARHRATEAGTALSRFDGFSAAWALQVVAPLLIILAGFAMLSGDVARETLRQELGTGASAGVLIGGRLIALATTSLLLVLAMLVFSLPGMAGLHGGMADLAALFAMAAAYAVYLLVFCALTVGVSALASSARTSLVILLGFWVVSTLLVPRVAPAVAESLHPTPSAPSFRATVTEEAENGVDGHDPADQRLDALRAALMARYQVEKVDDLPVNFRGVALEFAEANSTQTYNRHFDRLHASYQQQDATQRLFAVLSPTLALQSWSRAFARTDFSAHLAFLRGVEDYRYRLIQALNQDVKRHKAPPGGKHVADIATITRSVPYRPQQQRLADIFAAQAVSFAILLAWVLLACGVVVVSARRLGTRP comes from the coding sequence ATGCGCGCCGGCTTCCCTGCCCTGTCCAGGCCCGCGATGGCGATCCAGCAGACGCTGGGTGTCGCCGCGACCCAGCTCACGCTGATGTGGCGCGAGCGACGCGTGCTGTGGCTCGCTCTTGCCCTGCTGCTGCTCGCGGGTGCATCGGTAGCCAGCGGCGCCGCGCGCCTGTCGTTGCAGGCGCAGGAGCGCCAAGCGATGAGTGAAGAAGAAGCGCGGCTCTGGGACAGCCAGGGCACCATCGATCCGCATGCTGCCGCCCATGTGGGCCGAGCCATCCCCGCACCAGTGCGGCCACTGGCGGCGCTGGATCCGGGGCTCACGGATTTCCTGGGGACCTCGGTGTTCATCGAGGGCCACGCGCAGAACCCGGCCCGGCACCGCGCGACGGAGGCTGGCACTGCGCTCAGCCGCTTCGATGGCTTCTCCGCGGCGTGGGCGCTGCAGGTCGTGGCGCCACTGCTGATCATCCTGGCCGGGTTCGCGATGCTGTCCGGCGACGTCGCCCGCGAGACGCTGCGCCAGGAGCTCGGCACCGGTGCCTCGGCCGGCGTGCTGATCGGCGGGCGCTTGATCGCCCTGGCAACCACATCGCTGCTGCTGGTGCTGGCCATGCTGGTGTTCAGTCTTCCCGGCATGGCAGGCCTGCACGGCGGCATGGCGGACCTTGCAGCACTGTTTGCCATGGCCGCTGCCTACGCTGTGTATCTGCTGGTGTTCTGCGCGCTCACGGTCGGGGTATCGGCACTTGCCAGTTCGGCACGGACGTCGCTGGTAATTCTGCTGGGGTTCTGGGTGGTGTCCACCCTGCTGGTGCCACGGGTGGCGCCGGCGGTGGCCGAGTCGTTGCACCCCACTCCGTCCGCACCCTCGTTCCGGGCCACCGTCACCGAAGAAGCGGAGAACGGCGTGGATGGCCATGATCCGGCAGACCAGCGCCTGGATGCCCTGCGCGCGGCGTTGATGGCCCGCTACCAGGTCGAGAAGGTGGACGACCTGCCGGTGAACTTCCGCGGCGTCGCCCTGGAGTTTGCCGAGGCGAATTCCACGCAGACCTACAACCGCCACTTTGATCGCCTGCATGCCAGCTACCAGCAGCAGGACGCGACGCAGCGCCTGTTCGCCGTCCTTTCCCCAACCCTGGCCCTGCAGTCATGGTCGCGCGCATTCGCGCGCACGGATTTCTCCGCGCATCTGGCGTTCCTGCGCGGCGTGGAGGACTACCGCTACCGATTGATCCAGGCACTCAACCAGGACGTGAAGCGGCACAAGGCACCGCCGGGCGGGAAACATGTTGCCGATATCGCGACCATCACCCGTTCGGTGCCCTACCGCCCCCAGCAGCAGCGCCTGGCTGACATCTTCGCGGCGCAGGCGGTGAGCTTCGCCATTCTGCTTGCCTGGGTGCTGCTGGCATGCGGCGTGGTCGTGGTGTCGGCGCGGCGCCTGGGAACACGCCCATGA
- a CDS encoding ABC transporter permease subunit: MSALSIAGHEIRRLLRDRALPILLVLLLALGAYAAWNGRVWVDQRETAIGLIKVEEQQTRDRSRVFVGKAPSVLPRAQPVLPPTAMAPLSIGQADAYPYTADVVALGDPTQLLKHVWADIGNPAARAAGRFDLAFVIVFLLPLVVLVATYDLWSRERERGIAALVLSQPVAVAQLLVVKVLARGVVVLLPALAIILVVAAWSGARSAAGLAMLALTVLAYGGFWLALALLIGCFARRTTEAAISAGALWLLIVVMAPSMTLAAVNLIAPPPSQMRFATEVKATLADISKRQQREHLAHPAPLRSPPPVIPDAARQAYADRVAADRELAPLIASHAQAEAARRRLLDRVRLLLPSVAAQDALDRIAGSDADRALAFQQQVDAFWQARRLLHQGYLDRDAPQTLDEYEALPHFQFHEAAGVAQRGVLADLAALIIGTLIVLVAAGALRGRLATP; encoded by the coding sequence ATGAGCGCCTTGTCGATTGCCGGCCATGAGATCCGCCGCCTGCTGCGAGATCGAGCGCTGCCGATCCTGCTGGTGCTGTTGCTGGCGCTGGGTGCCTATGCGGCATGGAATGGCCGGGTGTGGGTCGACCAGCGCGAAACCGCCATCGGCCTGATCAAGGTGGAGGAGCAGCAGACCAGGGACCGCAGCCGGGTCTTCGTCGGCAAGGCGCCCTCGGTGCTGCCTCGTGCGCAGCCGGTGCTGCCGCCCACGGCCATGGCGCCGCTGTCGATCGGCCAGGCGGATGCCTATCCCTATACCGCCGATGTGGTCGCACTGGGCGATCCGACCCAGCTGCTCAAGCATGTGTGGGCCGACATCGGCAATCCCGCGGCACGCGCTGCGGGCCGGTTCGATCTGGCCTTCGTCATCGTCTTCCTGTTGCCGCTGGTCGTCCTGGTGGCCACCTATGACCTGTGGTCCCGCGAGCGCGAGCGCGGCATCGCGGCGCTGGTGCTGTCGCAGCCGGTTGCGGTGGCGCAGCTGCTTGTGGTCAAGGTGCTGGCCCGTGGTGTCGTCGTACTGCTGCCGGCGCTGGCCATCATCCTCGTGGTGGCGGCCTGGTCCGGTGCCCGGAGCGCTGCAGGCCTGGCCATGCTGGCCCTGACCGTGCTCGCCTATGGTGGCTTCTGGCTGGCGCTGGCGCTGCTGATCGGGTGCTTCGCCCGCCGCACCACCGAGGCCGCCATCTCTGCCGGTGCGCTGTGGCTGCTGATCGTGGTCATGGCGCCGTCGATGACCCTGGCCGCGGTGAACCTGATCGCACCGCCACCGTCACAGATGCGGTTCGCCACCGAAGTGAAGGCGACGCTTGCCGATATCAGCAAGCGTCAGCAGCGCGAGCACCTCGCTCATCCCGCGCCGCTGCGTTCGCCACCTCCGGTCATCCCCGACGCAGCGCGGCAGGCCTACGCCGACCGGGTCGCCGCCGACCGTGAGCTGGCGCCCCTGATCGCATCGCATGCACAGGCCGAAGCGGCACGCCGTCGCCTGCTCGACAGGGTGCGGCTGCTGCTGCCGTCTGTGGCGGCACAGGACGCGCTTGATCGCATCGCCGGATCCGACGCCGACCGCGCACTCGCCTTCCAGCAGCAGGTCGACGCGTTCTGGCAGGCACGCCGGCTGTTGCATCAAGGCTATCTGGACCGCGACGCGCCACAGACCCTCGATGAGTACGAGGCACTGCCCCACTTCCAGTTCCACGAAGCAGCCGGCGTCGCCCAGCGCGGTGTCCTCGCCGATCTCGCCGCACTGATCATCGGCACCCTGATTGTCCTGGTTGCGGCCGGTGCGCTGCGTGGCCGGCTGGCAACGCCCTGA
- a CDS encoding ABC transporter ATP-binding protein, with protein sequence MLSAKNLVKQHGAHRALDDVSFEVRPGEIFCLLGANGAGKSTTIKLFLGFLKPTSGAAEVDGLSVHQQPQEVRRRLLYIPETVALYDELTGYENLDYFARLAGVEERSPARLKDALRSAGLATDAFGRRVGLYSKGMRQKVGIALAIVKEARALLLDEPTSGLDPTASAEFHELIVRQRDRGTAILMATHDLFRAREVATTIGLMRAGRLRRTLDASTITANDLESLYLEEMSRST encoded by the coding sequence ATGTTGTCTGCAAAAAACCTGGTCAAGCAACACGGTGCGCATCGAGCGCTGGATGACGTCAGCTTCGAGGTGCGGCCCGGCGAGATCTTCTGCCTGCTGGGCGCCAACGGTGCCGGCAAGTCGACCACCATCAAGCTGTTCCTTGGCTTCCTGAAACCCACCTCCGGCGCAGCCGAGGTGGACGGACTCAGCGTGCACCAGCAACCACAGGAGGTACGCCGCCGGCTGTTGTACATCCCCGAGACCGTGGCGCTGTACGACGAGCTGACTGGCTACGAGAATCTGGACTACTTCGCGCGCCTGGCCGGTGTCGAGGAACGCTCGCCTGCGCGGTTGAAGGACGCACTCAGGTCCGCCGGGCTGGCAACCGACGCATTCGGGCGACGCGTGGGTCTCTATTCCAAGGGCATGCGGCAGAAGGTCGGTATCGCACTGGCCATCGTCAAGGAAGCCAGGGCACTGCTGCTCGATGAACCCACCTCGGGCCTGGATCCTACGGCGTCAGCCGAGTTCCACGAGCTGATCGTGCGGCAGCGTGATCGCGGCACGGCGATCCTGATGGCCACCCACGATCTGTTCCGCGCCCGGGAAGTGGCTACCACGATCGGTCTGATGCGGGCCGGCCGCCTGCGCAGGACGCTGGATGCCAGCACGATCACCGCGAACGATCTTGAGAGCCTGTACCTGGAAGAGATGAGCCGCAGTACCTAG
- a CDS encoding asparagine synthetase B family protein — MYRYIAVLWNTHSESATAQAERIVERIGARLPGIACVMNGNGAAIHAQSDNHGYFECRRANSLVVLGKLFHKDFGAGTVPGCVNLDAETADEACSSQGRSIVERCWGRYVALGFQQETSSWFVLRDPTAEIPCYMTTVGQLTLVFSNMEDCLMLGLRDFSVDWSFLSYSLLYPFRDGLQTCFQEVTAVEAGEAVSIRDGEPVGRYCPWDVVRLARDQPIEDLEEAVSLARTTLLGCIGALASQHRRIQLQLSGGLDSSIILAGLLHAPSAPEVTCIHHYDDGIGADERMFARMAVQGAAESSGRRCEFIEYRRQPHCALEEIMAFPRTARPAHCSGYLLHRHDVDFDGNTVQFTGVGGDAVFLRFKGNAAAIDYAWRRGIDRTFFRVAFETAQSGDSLYGVLKDAAVHGLLKRPGSINGRWGKPCPWVRVDLSEQDGLQPAWLRHAQAQGHRVSPYKLAHIGRMVFPTSVLDPFEGAGNWHGVSPISAQPLVELFARIPLNLLIADAEDRTIARRAMKGLLPDALLSRKVKSYLDDHSVAVTQGHQQFIRNLLVDGMLAKRGYLDSALADAGIQQVSPDHSSQVLGIFGPQINIEAWLRRWSGGHGPQAAAVA, encoded by the coding sequence ATGTACCGATACATCGCCGTGCTTTGGAACACCCACTCGGAATCCGCGACGGCGCAGGCGGAACGGATCGTGGAAAGGATCGGCGCCAGGCTGCCCGGCATCGCCTGCGTGATGAACGGCAATGGCGCAGCGATCCATGCGCAGAGTGACAACCACGGCTATTTCGAATGCCGCCGTGCGAACTCCCTGGTAGTACTCGGCAAGCTGTTCCACAAGGATTTCGGCGCAGGCACCGTGCCTGGCTGCGTGAACCTGGACGCCGAAACAGCGGACGAAGCCTGCAGCAGCCAGGGGCGCAGCATCGTCGAACGGTGCTGGGGCCGCTACGTGGCGCTGGGCTTCCAGCAGGAAACTTCGAGCTGGTTCGTCCTGCGCGATCCCACTGCGGAGATCCCGTGCTACATGACCACAGTGGGTCAGCTGACGTTGGTCTTCTCCAACATGGAAGACTGCCTGATGCTGGGCCTGCGCGATTTCAGCGTCGACTGGTCCTTCCTGTCGTACTCGCTGCTGTACCCGTTTCGTGATGGCCTGCAGACCTGCTTCCAGGAGGTCACGGCGGTCGAAGCGGGCGAGGCGGTTTCAATCCGTGATGGTGAGCCGGTGGGCCGGTACTGCCCGTGGGACGTGGTGCGGCTTGCCCGCGACCAACCGATCGAGGATCTGGAAGAGGCCGTGTCGCTGGCCCGTACCACGCTGCTGGGGTGCATCGGCGCACTGGCCAGCCAGCACCGGCGCATCCAGCTGCAACTGTCGGGTGGACTGGATTCGTCGATCATCCTGGCCGGCTTGCTGCATGCACCGTCAGCACCGGAGGTGACATGCATCCATCACTACGATGACGGCATTGGCGCCGACGAACGGATGTTCGCGCGGATGGCGGTGCAGGGGGCTGCTGAATCCTCGGGCAGGCGCTGCGAATTCATCGAGTACCGGCGGCAGCCACACTGCGCGCTGGAAGAGATCATGGCCTTCCCGCGCACGGCTCGGCCGGCGCATTGCTCCGGCTATCTGCTCCATCGCCATGACGTGGACTTCGACGGCAACACCGTGCAGTTCACCGGCGTCGGTGGTGATGCGGTGTTCCTGCGTTTCAAGGGCAATGCCGCTGCGATCGACTACGCCTGGCGACGTGGCATCGACCGGACGTTCTTTCGCGTGGCGTTCGAAACCGCGCAGTCTGGCGATTCTCTGTACGGTGTACTGAAGGACGCGGCCGTGCATGGCCTGCTGAAGCGACCGGGCAGCATCAATGGCCGTTGGGGCAAGCCCTGCCCATGGGTGCGGGTGGACCTGTCCGAACAGGACGGTCTGCAGCCGGCCTGGTTGCGGCATGCGCAGGCGCAGGGCCATCGCGTATCACCCTACAAGCTGGCCCATATCGGCCGGATGGTGTTCCCGACCAGCGTCCTTGATCCGTTCGAAGGCGCCGGCAACTGGCATGGTGTATCGCCGATCAGTGCGCAGCCGCTTGTTGAACTGTTCGCGCGCATTCCGCTGAACCTGCTCATCGCAGACGCAGAAGACCGCACCATCGCGCGGCGTGCCATGAAGGGACTGTTACCGGATGCGCTGCTGTCGCGGAAGGTGAAATCCTATCTGGATGATCACTCCGTGGCGGTCACCCAGGGGCACCAGCAGTTCATAAGGAATCTGCTGGTTGACGGCATGCTGGCCAAGCGCGGCTATCTCGACAGCGCGCTGGCCGATGCGGGCATCCAGCAGGTCAGCCCGGACCACTCGTCGCAGGTGCTGGGCATCTTCGGCCCGCAGATCAACATCGAGGCGTGGCTGCGGCGCTGGTCAGGCGGGCATGGCCCGCAGGCGGCCGCGGTGGCCTAG
- a CDS encoding lasso peptide biosynthesis B2 protein: MEQAAAPYFLSKHAHVCVTGDAMVILDQATGRYLSLERRGAAGLGNLILDWPLRSDGASIPTLLQALIDRRLITADPLQGKSAASPAITLPRHWVREGAPRGRPPIMARDLRRFIVSCAYAACSRTFLPFSATVSAARRRTDHDHCTHVSIEELASRVRVFDWLRPLAFRKTDECFLYCLAMREFLSKYGIVPRWVFAVRTQPFAAHCWLQHGDQVLTDIPFNLRRMVPILVL; encoded by the coding sequence ATGGAGCAGGCTGCCGCCCCGTATTTCCTGTCAAAGCACGCCCACGTCTGCGTCACCGGCGATGCCATGGTGATCCTGGATCAGGCCACGGGCAGGTATCTTTCCCTTGAAAGACGCGGCGCCGCAGGCCTTGGCAACCTCATTCTCGATTGGCCGCTGCGGTCCGATGGCGCAAGCATTCCCACGCTTCTGCAGGCCCTGATCGACCGCCGTTTGATCACAGCAGACCCGCTGCAGGGCAAATCCGCCGCCAGCCCTGCCATTACGCTGCCACGGCATTGGGTGCGCGAGGGCGCGCCTCGTGGCCGTCCACCGATCATGGCGCGGGACCTGCGTCGTTTCATTGTCTCGTGTGCCTATGCCGCCTGCAGCAGAACATTCCTTCCTTTCAGTGCCACGGTGTCTGCCGCGCGCCGTCGAACGGATCACGACCACTGCACGCACGTGAGCATCGAAGAACTGGCGTCGCGGGTTCGGGTGTTCGACTGGCTACGACCCCTGGCCTTCAGGAAAACTGATGAGTGCTTTCTCTACTGCCTGGCGATGCGCGAGTTCCTGTCGAAGTACGGCATCGTTCCGCGCTGGGTGTTCGCGGTCAGAACCCAGCCGTTCGCCGCGCATTGCTGGCTGCAGCATGGCGATCAGGTGCTGACCGACATTCCCTTCAACCTGCGCCGGATGGTTCCCATTCTGGTGCTGTAA
- a CDS encoding AraC family transcriptional regulator, which produces MEISIAGLSEVGPDYPDRVDLPVMVLGLDPIPDAWQMPFHAHRKAQLLVATRGLIMLETAAGLWVVPPQGAIWIPGGLSHRASSSGRPHGFVVFVEPGVVPGLPTHCAAMAITPFMQALLERASALPGHYEPGSAQDRLMAVFLDELIAAPPEWLHLPMPSDARLRRLANAMLDTPAERATLEVWASRIGMSERNMSRLFSGETGLSVRRWRRQLHVVVALPLLAKGRTVQAVADHLGYDSAGAFVTMFRKTVGAPPKRFLAERGTRQPVSDADDQRPQEPR; this is translated from the coding sequence GTGGAGATTTCGATTGCGGGGCTGAGCGAGGTTGGGCCCGACTATCCGGACCGTGTCGATCTTCCGGTGATGGTGCTTGGGCTGGACCCCATTCCAGATGCCTGGCAGATGCCCTTCCATGCGCACCGGAAGGCACAGCTGCTGGTTGCCACGCGCGGCTTGATCATGCTGGAGACCGCAGCCGGCCTGTGGGTGGTTCCCCCGCAGGGCGCGATCTGGATTCCCGGTGGCCTTTCCCATCGGGCCAGCAGCAGTGGGCGGCCGCATGGGTTCGTGGTGTTCGTGGAACCCGGTGTCGTGCCGGGGCTGCCGACGCACTGCGCTGCAATGGCGATCACCCCGTTCATGCAGGCCCTGCTGGAGCGGGCATCCGCCCTTCCCGGGCACTACGAGCCTGGCAGCGCGCAGGACCGCCTGATGGCCGTGTTCCTGGATGAGCTGATCGCCGCGCCACCGGAGTGGCTCCATCTGCCCATGCCATCCGATGCAAGGTTGCGCCGGCTGGCCAACGCAATGCTGGACACGCCAGCCGAACGGGCAACGCTTGAAGTCTGGGCGAGCCGGATTGGAATGAGCGAGCGCAACATGTCGCGCCTGTTCTCTGGAGAAACCGGTTTAAGCGTAAGGCGCTGGCGCAGGCAGCTGCATGTGGTGGTCGCGCTGCCGCTGCTGGCCAAAGGCAGGACAGTACAGGCCGTTGCGGACCACCTGGGATACGACAGTGCCGGAGCGTTCGTGACCATGTTCCGCAAGACCGTGGGTGCACCACCCAAGCGCTTCCTCGCGGAACGAGGCACTCGACAGCCAGTATCGGACGCCGACGATCAGCGGCCGCAGGAGCCACGTTGA
- a CDS encoding extracellular catalytic domain type 1 short-chain-length polyhydroxyalkanoate depolymerase, which yields MKSGIDSIKAVLLVLCSWLAMAGSAVAAGPAGHWDIGLYGNLFGAREYQVWVPAGYDDSQPLPLLLVLHGCVTGPNLMGEASGFNDVADTEGFIVVYPRQNVTSNPARCWNWQLPINQARDSGEASILAGIVDKVKAGYSVDPHRVYVTGISAGGAMTSIMLACYSDVFAAGAIHSGGMFKGATTISGSAYALLAGSIYSPDSNGRLAWQCSGSPSPRPLPVLVFHGSADLTVNPVNGQQAVRQFLQTNDLADDGLDNDSVKYVPTSTYHGQVPGGRAYTVDTYAYGGRTLVQHYVVQGMGHAWSGSQSGLPFTDPKGPDATLITWLFLKDYQR from the coding sequence ATGAAATCCGGAATCGATTCGATCAAGGCGGTACTGCTGGTGTTGTGCAGCTGGCTGGCGATGGCGGGCAGCGCGGTTGCCGCTGGCCCGGCCGGTCATTGGGATATCGGCCTTTACGGCAATCTGTTCGGCGCCCGCGAGTACCAGGTATGGGTGCCGGCCGGCTATGACGACAGCCAGCCGCTGCCGCTGCTGCTGGTGCTGCATGGCTGTGTGACCGGGCCGAACCTGATGGGCGAGGCGTCAGGCTTCAATGATGTGGCCGACACGGAGGGGTTCATCGTGGTCTACCCCCGGCAGAACGTCACCTCCAATCCGGCCCGCTGCTGGAACTGGCAGCTGCCGATCAACCAGGCCCGCGACAGCGGCGAAGCCTCGATCCTGGCCGGCATCGTGGACAAGGTGAAAGCGGGCTACAGCGTGGATCCGCACCGTGTCTATGTCACCGGCATTTCCGCGGGCGGCGCGATGACCTCGATCATGCTGGCCTGCTATTCGGATGTGTTCGCTGCCGGCGCCATCCATTCCGGTGGCATGTTCAAGGGTGCGACCACGATTTCCGGTAGCGCCTATGCGTTGCTGGCCGGCAGCATCTATTCGCCGGACAGCAATGGCCGTCTGGCCTGGCAGTGCTCGGGATCGCCGTCGCCGCGACCGCTGCCGGTGCTGGTGTTCCATGGCAGCGCCGATCTCACCGTCAATCCGGTGAACGGCCAGCAGGCCGTGCGCCAGTTCCTGCAGACCAATGATCTGGCCGACGACGGCCTGGACAACGACTCGGTGAAGTACGTGCCGACCAGCACCTATCACGGCCAGGTGCCGGGTGGACGTGCGTATACGGTGGATACCTACGCCTACGGTGGCAGGACGCTGGTGCAGCACTATGTGGTGCAGGGCATGGGCCACGCGTGGAGCGGCAGCCAGTCCGGCTTGCCGTTCACCGACCCGAAGGGGCCGGATGCCACGCTGATCACCTGGCTGTTCCTGAAGGACTACCAGCGCTGA